The Pseudomonadota bacterium genome has a window encoding:
- the lptE gene encoding LPS assembly lipoprotein LptE gives MFRAYAFLLLPLLLTACGLQPLYSGGTQGAVAQNLGQVTIAPIEGDAGWLVRNQLTDQLAPVEGDVARYQLVVRLDDQIEGFGLLANDQITRQRRTLRARYQLIEIATGKTVIDATAGSDAGIDVVSSEYATIAAENTALENLSREVASQIVTRLSLFARDQ, from the coding sequence ATGTTTCGCGCTTATGCTTTTCTTCTGCTGCCATTGCTGCTTACCGCCTGTGGTCTCCAGCCGCTTTATTCGGGTGGCACCCAGGGTGCGGTGGCGCAGAATCTCGGCCAGGTCACGATCGCGCCGATCGAGGGCGATGCCGGCTGGCTGGTGCGCAACCAGCTGACCGACCAGCTTGCACCGGTCGAGGGTGATGTTGCCCGCTATCAGCTGGTGGTGCGGCTTGATGATCAGATTGAAGGTTTCGGCCTGCTCGCCAATGATCAGATTACCCGCCAGCGCCGGACGCTGCGCGCGCGCTATCAATTGATCGAAATCGCCACCGGCAAGACAGTGATCGACGCCACCGCCGGGTCCGATGCCGGTATCGATGTCGTCAGCAGCGAATATGCCACCATTGCGGCGGAGAATACCGCGCTGGAGAATCTGTCGCGCGAAGTCGCCAGCCAGATCGTCACCCGGCTCTCGCTGTTCGCCAGAGACCAGTAA